The window TTTTTCACTTTAGAATGTTCGGATAAAAATTTGGCCATGTGCATTGCGTTTTCGTTATGCTGGCGCATACGAAGTCCGAGCGTTTTGGTCGCCCGTAAAACAAGAAAACAATCCATCGGCGACGGCACGGCGCCAATCGCATTTTGAAGAAAACGTAATTTCTCATGAATAGCATCATCGCCCGTGATCACGATGCCGCCGATCACATCGCTGTGGCCGTTAATGTATTTGGTCGTACTGTGCATGACAATATCGATTCCAAAATTCAGCGGCGTCTGAAAATACGGACTCATAAACGTATTATCGACGACAGAAATCAGTTTATGTTTTTTTGCAATGTTCACAACGGCCTGCAGATCGGTAATCGTCAACATCGGATTCGTCGGTGTTTCGACGTAGATCATTTTTGTATTCGGACGCACGGCTTTTTCGATGAGACTTGCATCAGACGTATCGATCCACGACGCTTCCAGGTTAAAACGTTTCATGATCTTATCGAAAAAACGAAATGTACCGCCATAGACATTGTTTGACACGATCACATGATCGCCGCCGTTGAGCAACGCGGCAATATTTGTAATGGCCGCCATGCCGCTGGCAAACGCGATCCCGTGTTTTCCTTTTTCAAGTGCGGCAATATTTTTTTCAAGCGCTACGCGCGTAGGATTGATCGTGCGTCCGTAATCAAAACCTTTGGATTTACCCAACTCCTCCTGTGCGTAGGTCGACGTGAAATAAACCGGCGTCATCACCGCGCCGGTCGTCGGATCGGGAATTTGTCCGGCATGAATTGCATCGGTCTGGAAGCCCATGATATTTCCTTTTTAGTAATTGTATTGACGATCATCCAATTTCAAAATTGGACTGTCAACGCATAATTTGATTACGATTAATTACTTTCCCATAACGGCTAAATAATCGAGCAGATCGATACGCGTCATAATACTCACCGGCTTCCGATGTTCATCAACCACGACAACGGCCTGACTCTTACTTAGCATTTCTTGTAACGTTGTAATGGGAGTATTGAATCCAACGACCGGTACTTGCCGGTTCATACATTTTGAAACCAATGAATGCGGAACGCCTGCGCCGGACGCGAGAAATTCCATCAGGTCGGCCTCCGACACAATGCCAACCAGCACGCCGCCGGACGTTACGGGTAATTGTGAAATACCTTTTTCGCGCATTTGAGCAACGATCATCTGGATGGTTTGCATATCATCGGCACAGACCAGTTGTGGCCGCGGCGACTTATCCAAAATGTCTTTCACTTTGCCTTTGATTGGCTGTGTTTCAAAGAATCCGTTATCGCGCATCCATTTATCATCAACGAATTTTGTCATATAATTTCTAACGCCGTCCGCCAATACAACCACGCAATTTTGACCTTTCTTAAGCGACGGAGCTTTTTGCAAAGCGGCAAACATAGCCGAACCGCTGGAACCGCCGACCAACAAACCTTCCTCGCGAATTAACCGGCGCGACAAAAGAAACGACTGTTGATCTTCTGTTTTCACCCATTCATCCACCAATCCGCGATCAAGTACGTCCGGAACAAAATCATAGCCGATGCCTTCGACTTTGTACGTACCGACTTGCGTACCGCCGCCCAAAATCGATCCGACCGGATCGGCTCCGACAATGCGGCAATTCGGCGCAACTTCTTTGATACGTTTCGCGACGCCGGTAATCGAACCTCCGGTACCTGCTCCCATTACAACCATATCGATTTTGCCATCCACGGCTTCCAGAATTTCCTTGGCCGTAGTTTCATAATGAACGAGCGGATTATTGGGATTGGAGTATTGATCGAGAATGTGAGCATTGGGCAATTCCGATTGAAGCCGTCGCGCGACACTGATATGACTTTCGGGCGAATCAAACGATGCTTCTGTCGGCGTACGGATAATTTCCGCGCCCAGAGCCTCCAGGACGACTTGTTTTTCACGGCTCATTTTTTCTGGCATCGTAATGATGACGCGATAACCGCGCACCGCTCCGGCAAGCGCAATGCCGATACCCGTATTACCGCTCGTGGGCTCAATCAAGGTGTCGCCGGGTTTGATACGGCCCTCTTTTTCAGCCGCTTCCACCATCGATTTACCAATACGATCTTTCAGCGATCCGCCGGGATTGAGAAATTCACATTTTGCAAATAAGTTGCATTCCAAATGGGCGCCAACGCGGTTAAGTCTTACCATCGGGGTACGCCCGATCACTTCCAGGATGTTGTTGTAATAAAGCATGTCCGTTTGTCGTTAAAAGTACATAAAAAAAGCGGAACTGATTCCGCTTGTTCAATTAAAAAACAATTTCTTTTTTCTGCATCATCGATGCCGTGGCGTCGACGTATTCCAGGGTCTTTTTCATCATCATGCTGATGCGGTTTTTGTCTTCACCGGCAACAATGATAAAAGTGTGCGGCGCCAATTGCGTCACCAATACATACCGTCGGTCACCGACTGAAACGTTGGTCCGTACGGCTTCGTTCATTTGATCGGATGTAACGCCCGGGATCGCAAAAATCTTTTTACCGTAATCCATAAAAACCGACACCATCGCTGCTAATTGTGCGTCAGCATTTTCATCGGGCGTATTCGAACTCAGCACAAAGCCTTCTTCCGAAACCAGTGCTACAATGGATTTCGCATCGACGGATTCGATGTCTTTGATGAGTTTGTCAAAATAAGATTTATGAGAAAGCATGGAGCCTTTTGCCGTTTAATTGACGTGCGATTTTAATTCTTTTAATGCCGTATTAATATCAAATAGAATCAATCCAAGTTTCGCATTCGTTGTCGTAAATACTGTCAGAAGCGTTTCGCGCCCCGCACGGGTAATCACGATAAAACCTTCTTTTGCGCGAATAGTGATCTGCGACATTTGTCCGATCATGGCGTCTTCTGAACTGGTTTCGCCTTGATTCAGCAGAGCGGCTGAAATTGCAGCCACCCTTTCCGCCTCAATCGAGTCGGGTAATAATGAGGAAATGATCAAACCGTCGTTGCTGACTAAGGCCACGGCGCTCACGCCGGGAGTATCGTTGCGTAATCGTTTTAAAATGTCTTCCATGCTCTACCTACCTGATAGAATTAAATATGAATACACTGTCGGCGTGAAAAATTCTCGCAATGTTACTGAAATATTCGAATAATGTCAATAAAGGAAGTTAATGAATCTTTTAGATATTGAACCAAAAAAACAGAAATCCAAAATGTAAGCCGACGGGCTTAAAAATCCCGCGTAAAATTATGTTTCTAATCCCTCTTCTTCTTCGTCCTCACGGAAACTTTCAATAGCATTTTCCTTATTTTCAAAAAATTCAAACACGCGGTCAAGTTTGGCAATTTTGAACATGCTTAGTACTTTTTCAAAGGCGCCGACGATCCGGAGATCGCCTCCGTCTTCACTGAAAATCCTCCGCCCGAATAGCAGCGATCCCAACCCTGAACTGTCAATAAAATTAACTTCGGAAAGATCAACTATCACTTTACAAATACCTTCATTGCGTAAAGCCAGAAATTCCTGTTTATAATGAGACGATATCCGGCTGTCCACGCGTTCATCATGAATTCGCATAAGAATCACGTCACCGATTTCTTCATTGTCAAAATGAATGACTTGCCCTTCCATAAGGCACCTCGCTTTTTTTTACAATTCAAACCGCCATTGTATGACGACCAGCTAAATGACAACTTACCCAATGTCCGCCGGCTTCATTCCATGACGGCTCGACTTCTTTGCAAATTTTTTCAGCATACAGACATCGCGTATGAAATGCACAGCCTTGCGGTATTTGAGCCGGACTTGGTACGTCCCCTTTCAATTCAATTCTTTGCTTTTTGATTTCCGGATCCGAAATTGGTACCGCCGACATAAGGGCCTGCGTATAAGGATGCAATGGATTCTTGTAAATCGACTGAGCATCCGCCATCTCAACAATTTTACCGAGATACATCACCGCAATCCGGTCCGAAATGTGGCGCACGATCGCCAGATCATGCGCAATAAACAACATTGTCAGCGAAAGTTTTTTTTTGAGTTCCGTTAAAAGGTTAACAATTTGCGCCTGGATGGATACGTCAAGCGCTGAAACAGGCTCATCGCATACTATAAACGACGGATTAACCGATAATGCACGCGCAATACCGATACGCTGGCGTTGACCGCCGGAAAATTCATGAGGATAATTATTGGCCTTGCCAACCGGCAAACCTACCATTTCCATCAACTCACTGATTTTTTGATCCGCCTGTGCGCCTTCGGCGATGCGATGCACATGAAAAATTTCCCGTAACATAGTATCGACGGTCTGGCGGGGATTGAGTGAACTGAAAGGATCCTGAAAAACCATCTGCATCTTACGCCGTATAGCCCGCAAATCCTTACCGGATAAGGTCGTCACATCGCGTCCTTCCAGTGTAACCGTCCCACTGGTCGGTTCGATCAGCCGGATCACACATCGGCCCGTCGTGCTTTTGCCACAGCCGGATTCACCAACAAGCCCCAACGTCTCGCCACGACTGATCGAAAACGAAATTCCGCCCACGGCTTGAACGGCAGCAGCCGAATGTGAAAAAAAATTCTTTCTGACACGAAAATTCTTCCGAAGATTGGTGACTTCGATTAAAACGTCCGATGGCGGATTCATGAAATTTAGATCAGGTTGCAGAGAAGATTATGTCTTTTTGAAGGTAAGGAGTGATCGAGCGAAAGTCAAGCAGGCGGGAACGGAAAAAACAAAAAAGGCTGCCCGAACGGGCAGCCTTTACATTTTTATTTCGACATATCGGAAATCTTTACCTGGGCTAACCTGAAAAACATCAGGATGCGGATGTACATCCAACCGATATCAAATTCAAACCATTTCGATGAAAACTTACTCGATGCGGGATATTTATGATGGTTGTTGTGCAGTTCTTCACCGCCAAGCAAAATACCGAACGGAACAATATTACGGCTTTCATCTTCAACCTTATAATTGCGGTATCCCAAATAATGTCCTACGCCATTGATTACGCCGGCAGCCCAAAAAGGAATCCATACCATTTGAATGGTCCATACGAGCAATCCATATCCGACGTTAAATAATACGATATCGATGGCCAATAATGTCAAGACGCCGACGAATTGTAATTTCGTAAAAATATATTTTTCCAGCCAGTCATTGACGACGCCTTTGCCGTATTTTTCCAGGACGGCCATGTTCTTGGTTGCCTGGCGATAATAGTACACGCCTGCAAAGAGGATTCCCAACACGCCGTGATTGACAGGACTGTGAGGATCGTCCGCCTGATCGGTAAACGCGTGATGTTTGCGATGGCAGGCAACCCATTCGCGTGTATTAAGCCCGGTTGACAGCCACAGCCAGAATCGCATCAGATGGCTCACCGGAGCTTTAATGGTCAATCCTCCGTGCGTTTGATCGCGGTGAAGATACAAACTCACGCATACCGTTGTCAAGTGTCCGCTGATGCATGCAATCAATACAGGCAGCCACCAATGTTCAGTCAGAACGCTCCAGATCATGTCATAACTCCTTTGGCAGTGAAATTCAAGATAATGGTTTACAACTTTGAAGATTCCGGTAAAGGCATGAAAAAATTACTGCAACTTTACGCGAGCAGAATAGATTATGTTTCAGTGTGTTGTCCCGGACATAGTAAGAACAAATTCAGCGAATGTCAAAATATATTATCATAATCTTTTGATTAAATAACGGTTGCGTTGAATTACTCAACGCTGCTTTTAAAACAGCAACCGAATCAAACCGATCACAATTCCGATAGCAAAGCCGGCTATGGCACCGTTGACCCTGATCCACTGCATGTCATCATACGTGCGTGCCTTGAATTGCTCTTTGATCGCCTCCGGCGAAAGACGTAAGATGTTTTCTTCGACCAATTCCCCGATGCGATGATGATGTCTGGTCAAAAGCTCTCCGACAATATTCATAATTTTTTGATTGATGTCGGACTTCAATTCAACGTCTGTTTTCAATCGCCCGATCAATTGCTCGACGCCTTCTCGAATCATGGTGCTCAATGAGCTGTCGACTGCACGCATTTGCTCGTCGACGCTATTTTTAATAGCGGCAACGAGCCGTTGGATCCAGGCTTTTGTATCGAAATTTCGTGTCAATTCTTTCCCTAATTCATTCATTTCAACGGCAGCGGACGAACGCTCATCCAGGAGTCTCTGTGCCCAGTCCGACGTGAGTTCATTCAGTCGTTCGCGCAAAGGATGCCATTCGTTGTACTGAATGTCCTCGAGAAATCGCGTTAATTTAATAATAGTTTTATCGGTTGCGTCCGCCGGATCAAAAAACAATTGTTTGAAAAATCCGCCCCGTTCTTCCGCCATTTTTTCATAAATCAAATCGTATGCTTCTTTCGTGGATAACGCCGCAATAAATTTATCCGACAGAAAAGGGATCAGGCGATTCATGAGTTCACGAACTCGCCCGTCATTCAGATGTTGACCTATCCACCGGCTGACGCGGATGTCGGATAGTTTTTCTTTCGCCAGTACGGTCAATTTTTCCTGCGTCGAAGGTTGTTCAAGGAACTCAAACAATGTATTCATCAGCCATTGAATGAAGGCTGTCGTTTCACCTTTACGGTGCATGGACGAGAGCATTTCCGCTATCGCATCGCTGACATCAATTTGCGTCAACATTTTGCCGATACTTTCGCGCGACAACCATTCATTGGCCACCAATTTGCCCGCACTTTGAGCGATGGCTTTTTGTTTACGTGGAATGATGCCTGACGCAGGCACGACACGCCACCGGCCGATCTTGATTTCATCGAAAATCATTTTGACAGCCAGCCAATCGGCGGCTCCGCCGACCGTGCCCGCCTCAAAACCCGTTTGCAGTACGCTCATCCACAACGGCGCCCATTCCGGAAAAAGTTTGATGACGGCCGAGGTTCCCAGTAGGCCGGACAAAACCG of the bacterium genome contains:
- a CDS encoding ABC transporter ATP-binding protein, producing the protein MNPPSDVLIEVTNLRKNFRVRKNFFSHSAAAVQAVGGISFSISRGETLGLVGESGCGKSTTGRCVIRLIEPTSGTVTLEGRDVTTLSGKDLRAIRRKMQMVFQDPFSSLNPRQTVDTMLREIFHVHRIAEGAQADQKISELMEMVGLPVGKANNYPHEFSGGQRQRIGIARALSVNPSFIVCDEPVSALDVSIQAQIVNLLTELKKKLSLTMLFIAHDLAIVRHISDRIAVMYLGKIVEMADAQSIYKNPLHPYTQALMSAVPISDPEIKKQRIELKGDVPSPAQIPQGCAFHTRCLYAEKICKEVEPSWNEAGGHWVSCHLAGRHTMAV
- a CDS encoding roadblock/LC7 domain-containing protein, translated to MEDILKRLRNDTPGVSAVALVSNDGLIISSLLPDSIEAERVAAISAALLNQGETSSEDAMIGQMSQITIRAKEGFIVITRAGRETLLTVFTTTNAKLGLILFDINTALKELKSHVN
- a CDS encoding roadblock/LC7 domain-containing protein; this encodes MLSHKSYFDKLIKDIESVDAKSIVALVSEEGFVLSSNTPDENADAQLAAMVSVFMDYGKKIFAIPGVTSDQMNEAVRTNVSVGDRRYVLVTQLAPHTFIIVAGEDKNRISMMMKKTLEYVDATASMMQKKEIVF
- a CDS encoding cystathionine beta-synthase, giving the protein MLYYNNILEVIGRTPMVRLNRVGAHLECNLFAKCEFLNPGGSLKDRIGKSMVEAAEKEGRIKPGDTLIEPTSGNTGIGIALAGAVRGYRVIITMPEKMSREKQVVLEALGAEIIRTPTEASFDSPESHISVARRLQSELPNAHILDQYSNPNNPLVHYETTAKEILEAVDGKIDMVVMGAGTGGSITGVAKRIKEVAPNCRIVGADPVGSILGGGTQVGTYKVEGIGYDFVPDVLDRGLVDEWVKTEDQQSFLLSRRLIREEGLLVGGSSGSAMFAALQKAPSLKKGQNCVVVLADGVRNYMTKFVDDKWMRDNGFFETQPIKGKVKDILDKSPRPQLVCADDMQTIQMIVAQMREKGISQLPVTSGGVLVGIVSEADLMEFLASGAGVPHSLVSKCMNRQVPVVGFNTPITTLQEMLSKSQAVVVVDEHRKPVSIMTRIDLLDYLAVMGK
- a CDS encoding STAS domain-containing protein — translated: MEGQVIHFDNEEIGDVILMRIHDERVDSRISSHYKQEFLALRNEGICKVIVDLSEVNFIDSSGLGSLLFGRRIFSEDGGDLRIVGAFEKVLSMFKIAKLDRVFEFFENKENAIESFREDEEEEGLET
- a CDS encoding fatty acid desaturase, with the translated sequence MIWSVLTEHWWLPVLIACISGHLTTVCVSLYLHRDQTHGGLTIKAPVSHLMRFWLWLSTGLNTREWVACHRKHHAFTDQADDPHSPVNHGVLGILFAGVYYYRQATKNMAVLEKYGKGVVNDWLEKYIFTKLQFVGVLTLLAIDIVLFNVGYGLLVWTIQMVWIPFWAAGVINGVGHYLGYRNYKVEDESRNIVPFGILLGGEELHNNHHKYPASSKFSSKWFEFDIGWMYIRILMFFRLAQVKISDMSK
- a CDS encoding cystathionine gamma-synthase, with translation MGFQTDAIHAGQIPDPTTGAVMTPVYFTSTYAQEELGKSKGFDYGRTINPTRVALEKNIAALEKGKHGIAFASGMAAITNIAALLNGGDHVIVSNNVYGGTFRFFDKIMKRFNLEASWIDTSDASLIEKAVRPNTKMIYVETPTNPMLTITDLQAVVNIAKKHKLISVVDNTFMSPYFQTPLNFGIDIVMHSTTKYINGHSDVIGGIVITGDDAIHEKLRFLQNAIGAVPSPMDCFLVLRATKTLGLRMRQHNENAMHMAKFLSEHSKVKKIYYPGLPTHPQHALAKKQMTGFGGMISIELGSIENGKNLLRNVKIFALAESLGGVESLICHPASMTHASVPQEDRLKLGLTDGLVRLSVGCEDSDDLIADIRQALEHV
- a CDS encoding DUF445 domain-containing protein produces the protein MNPTSSFFLKHKGEISFFAVLSGLLGTSAVIKLFPEWAPLWMSVLQTGFEAGTVGGAADWLAVKMIFDEIKIGRWRVVPASGIIPRKQKAIAQSAGKLVANEWLSRESIGKMLTQIDVSDAIAEMLSSMHRKGETTAFIQWLMNTLFEFLEQPSTQEKLTVLAKEKLSDIRVSRWIGQHLNDGRVRELMNRLIPFLSDKFIAALSTKEAYDLIYEKMAEERGGFFKQLFFDPADATDKTIIKLTRFLEDIQYNEWHPLRERLNELTSDWAQRLLDERSSAAVEMNELGKELTRNFDTKAWIQRLVAAIKNSVDEQMRAVDSSLSTMIREGVEQLIGRLKTDVELKSDINQKIMNIVGELLTRHHHRIGELVEENILRLSPEAIKEQFKARTYDDMQWIRVNGAIAGFAIGIVIGLIRLLF